One Thunnus albacares chromosome 12, fThuAlb1.1, whole genome shotgun sequence genomic region harbors:
- the LOC122993659 gene encoding rho GTPase-activating protein 29-like isoform X1: protein MHRKSSSGSNGSGEMKNTQGLPRHHSRPHTGSLSAGSTKTWDMGRNSKTPNPLSSMGITFRLAGDSGVDPEYVIQLVNDVRWFADVLLNLKEAFQCKESQEDLQQVVQERLAELLRVLKAVIGKHQTLNSVDILGTAGTVIAKVKGVNFKEVNPENKKAIFGEIHTSIDTLAFTFGNVVSDFLMGDVDSGSGLGYPQTRRSRSFDNLSVDPEGYVSEKNDLVGPGVSLSREEEVDLTLLKNDSGVESALLYAKAWSKYIKDLLAWMDKRLAMDVEYAKSYAKMAESAKTLASQQDYMPFSDIYISTFKKDIEYNQLLLQTAMALQTNKFIQPLLTRKNELDKLRKDIKEQWQREQKKMQEADASLRKARALKAQRREEYQKAHSSTNRSQEEQSNAGNKQLEKKRRLEEEALQKAEEAQDHYQSCLADAGVRRMDLANAKSTILTQIREMVFQCDLTLKAVTVNWFQMQQTETVTLPAHYQALSESAKLYIPGECYSEFVRNLPRNLPKERIHSDSISSDNTRFVSKRSVGSTHSSHGNLSQASITSCDILSGDEADGPLHRPAKISERRSNSSTDIQVRSQAPLRAWASSSQGGMCSDSESAGGSSESRSMDSPTASPGDFKRRLPRTPSTGTMSSADDLDEREPPSPSDNGLAEMVTETASSPGPFRNAQMSKAAQTHKLRKMRAPSKCRECDSLVVFHGAECEECSLACHKKCLETLAIQCGHKKLQGRLQLFGIDFAQAAKNSPDGIPFIIKKCTSEIESRALNIKGIYRVNGAKSRVEKLCQAFENGKDLVELSDLSPHDISNVLKLYLRQLPEPLILYRYYNDIIGLAKECQRVIVEEADRAQSTQTGEKGGPSVQLNRVIFKIRDLLRQLPITNYSTLRYLIAHLNRVTEQAEENKMTASNLGIIFGPTLVKPRQTDAEVSLSSLVDYPYQALMVELLVRHFQVIFDMSPLSCSDIATTDQSSPRLTPQEKLQRLSRHSASLMDIKESAKVYKRYSSVIPSSHILDEVQEVQPGTDRTEVSAVDGLNGIPTSTREEVQRSTLVFGRPSTTVPSTTTTTTTMAPKVQLRTQRTRHVSRPISMPLERLPAPVQISERNNRNTAANTDASSAERDPVAETIQEIPEPEKARHSGSSRVSTYYITPFIDTQAMQRRTWDRKYKHYDVTPRTAMIVANLPPASSGVQPVKATMPITVGPAVTTASVVATTSSVSTIFPNNPYTVSVKPVWTSKRENDTNHSVSESSSSPNFPLTLRAPRTLQPPPGTFYKPPVSINSRARTLPNWTTTVTTITTTTTTTTPSLTTPSLTHTNPVQVVTPSPALTSPPQTRLQTQDSTDSAIDPGVSTSTTLSPPQSPPPSSPDDLSPSETKPVYQRLRPRRLQELEHREAHFV, encoded by the exons AGAGTCAGGAGGATCTCCAGCAGGTGGTCCAGGAACGTTTGGCAGAGTTGCTCCGAGTCCTCAAGGCTGTCATCGGCAAACATCAGACCCTCAACTCGGTGGACATCCTAGGAACGGCTGGCACTGTCATCgccaaggtcaaag GCGTTAACTTCAAGGAAGTgaacccagaaaacaaaaaagctaTATTTGGCGAGATACACACATCTATTGACACTTTGGCATTCACATTCGGCAATGT AGTTTCTGACTTCCTTATGGGAGATGTGGACAGCGGCTCAGGGTTGGGGTACCCCCAGACCAGGAGAAGCAGG TCTTTTGACAATCTCTCCGTGGATCCTGAGGGATATGTTTCAGAGAAAAATGACCTTGTGG gcCCAGGGGTGTCGTTATCACGGGAGGAAGAAGTTGACTTGACCTTGCTGAAGAATGACAGCGGGGTGGAGTCTGCGCTACTCTATGCCAAGGCCTGGTCCAAGTACATCAAAGACCTTCTTGCCTGGATGGACAAAAGACTGGCTATGG ATGTTGAGTATGCTAAAAGTTATGCCAAAATGGCTGAGTCTGCAAAGACACTGGCAAGTCAACAG gaCTACATGCCATTCAGTGATATCTACATTTCCACATTCAAGAAAGACATTGAATACAACCAGCTGCTTCTACAAACTGCAATGGCTCTCCAGACCAATAAATTCATACAG CCTCTTCTGACCCGCAAGAATGAACTGGACAAGCTGAGGAAAGACATCAAGGAACAGTGGCAGAGGGAGCAAAAGAAAATG CAAGAGGCAGACGCAAGCTTACGTAAGGCACGAGCGCTGAAGGcccagaggagagaggagtacCAGAAAGCCCACTCATCTACCAACCGCTCCCAGGAGGAGCAGTCTAATGCTGGCAACAAACAgctggagaagaagaggaggctgGAAGAGGAGGCACTGCAGAAG GCGGAAGAGGCCCAGGACCACTACCAAAGCTGTTTGGCTGACGCAGGCGTCAGGAGGATGGATCTGGCCAACGCTAAGAGCACCATCCTCACACAAATCAGAGAGATGGTCTTCCAGTGTGACCTCACACTCAAAGCG GTGACAGTGAACTGGTTTCAGATGCAGCAGACAGAGACTGTGACGCTCCCTGCCCACTACCAGGCCCTAAGTGAGAGTGCCAAGTTGTACATACCGGGCGAATGCTATTCTGAGTTTGTCCGGAACCTGCCCAGAAACCTGCCTAAAGAGCGCATCCACTCAGACTCCATCTCCTCTGACAATACCAG GTTTGTCAGCAAAAGGTCAGTTGGCAGCACTCATTCCTCCCACGGCAACCTGTCCCAGGCATCCATCACCTCCTGCGACATCCTGAGTGGAGACGAGGCGGACGGTCCTCTACACCGGCCTGCAAAGATCAGTGAGCGGAGGTccaacagcagcacagacataCAAG tgaGAAGCCAGGCCCCGCTGAGAGCCTGGGCCTCCAGTAGTCAGGGTGGGATGTGCAGTGACTCGGAGAGCGCCGGAGGCAGCAGCGAGTCGAGGTCCATGGACTCCCCCACAGCCAGTCCAG GTGACTTCAAACGACGTCTGCCCAGAACTCCCTCCACTGGAACTATGTCTTCTGCTGATGACCTGGATGAAAGGGAGCCGCCGTCGCCCTCAGACAATG GTCTGGCTGAGATGGTTACAGAGACGGCCAGTTCTCCCGGTCCCTTCCGCAATGCTCAGATGTCCAAAGCTGCTCAAACCCACAAGCTGAGAAAAATGAGAGCCCCATCTAAATGTAGGGAGTGTGACAGTCTGGTCGTTTTCCATGGCGCTGAGTGTGAGGAg TGTTCCCTGGCCTGCCATAAGAAGTGTCTAGAGACGCTCGCCATCCAGTGTGGCCATAAAAAGTTGCAGGGCAGACTACAACTCTTCGGTATCGACTTTGCCCAAGCAGCAAAGAATAGCCCAGACGGAATCCCCTTCATCATCAAGAAGTGCACTTCTGAGATTGAAAGTCGAGCCCTCAACATCAAG GGCATTTATCGTGTGAATGGTGCCAAATCGCGTGTTGAGAAGCTCTGTCAGGCTTTTGAAAATGGGAAGGACTTGGTCGAGCTATCTGACCTCTCACCTCACGACATCAGCAATGTCCTCAAGCTCTACCTGAGACAG TTACCTGAGCCATTGATCCTGTACCGATACTACAATGACATCATCGGCTTGGCTAAAGAGTGCCAGAGAGTGATAGTGGAGGAGGCCGATAGAGCGCAGAGCACCCAGACCGGAGAGAAAGGTGGTCCGAGCGTCCAGCTTAACCGCGTCATTTTCAAGATCAGAGACCTGCTCCGCCAGCTGCCTATAACCAACTACAGCACTCTGCGTTACCTTATTGCACATTTAAACAG AGTGACAGAGCAGGCAGAAGAGAACAAGATGACTGCGAGTAACCTGGGCATTATCTTTGGCCCCACGCTGGTGAAGCCACGGCAGACAGATGCTGAGGTGTCCCTGTCCTCCCTGGTGGACTACCCCTACCAGGCCCTGATGGTGGAGTTGCTGGTGCGACACTTCCAAGTCATCTTTGATATGTCGCCCCTGTCCTGCTCTGACATCGCCACCACTGATCAGTCGTCCCCCAGACTCACTCCCCAGGAGAAGCTGCAGCGGCTCAGCAGACACTCCGCCTCCCTGATGGATATCAAAGag AGTGCCAAAGTGTACAAGCGATACTCATCAGTCATCCCATCCTCACACATCTTGGATGAGGTTCAGGAGGTCCAGCCAGGAACAGACAGAACGGAGGTCTCAGCCGTGGACGGACTCAATGGGATCCCAACATCTACTCGAGAGGAAGTCCAGAGATCAACCTTAGTGTTTGGCCGTCCCAGCACCACCgtcccctccaccaccaccaccaccaccaccatggCACCAAAGGTCCAGCTACGAACCCAGCGCACTAGACATGTGTCTCGGCCGATCAGCATGCCACTGGAACGCCTGCCCGCTCCCGTCCAGATCAGCGAGAGGAACAACCGAAACACTGCTGCCAACACTGACGCGAGCTCAGCCGAGCGGGACCCTGTCGCTGAAACTATACAGGAGATACCAGAGCCAGAAAAGGCTCGGCACAGTGGCTCTTCCAGAGTTAGCACCTACTACATCACACCCTTCATTGACACACAGGCAATGCAGAGGAGAACATGGGACAGGAAGTACAAGCACTATGATGTTACACCCAGGACTGCTATGATAGTGGCCAACCTGCCACCTGCCAGCTCTGGAGTGCAACCGGTAAAGGCAACGATGCCTATCACCGTTGGCCCAGCAGTGACCACTGCCTCTGTGGTTGCTACCACAAGTAGTGTTAGCACCATATTCCCCAACAACCCCTACACAGTGTCAGTCAAGCCTGTCTGGACGTCTAAAAGGGAAAATGACACAAATCATTCAGTCAGTGAGTCTAGCAGCTCACCAAACTTTCCGCTAACGCTCAGGGCACCAAGGACTCTGCAGCCTCCTCCAGGGACTTTCTACAAGCCCCCTGTTTCCATAAACAGCAGAGCTAGGACGCTTCCGAACTGGACTACTACtgtcaccaccatcaccaccaccaccaccaccaccaccccctcaCTCACCAccccctcactcactcacaccaACCCCGTCCAGGTAGTCACCCCGTCCCCCGCCCTTACCAGCCCCCCACAGACACGGCTCCAGACACAGGACTCCACAGACAGTGCCATTGACCCCGGGGTCTCGACCTCCACTACCCTTTCGCCCCCCCAGTCCCCACCCCCGAGCAGCCCCGATGACCTCAGCCCCAGTGAGACAAAACCCGTCTACCAAAGACTGCGACCTCGGCGGCTGCAGGAGCTCGAACACAGAGAGGCTCATTTTGTCtga
- the LOC122993659 gene encoding rho GTPase-activating protein 29-like isoform X2, with amino-acid sequence MGDVDSGSGLGYPQTRRSRSFDNLSVDPEGYVSEKNDLVGPGVSLSREEEVDLTLLKNDSGVESALLYAKAWSKYIKDLLAWMDKRLAMDVEYAKSYAKMAESAKTLASQQDYMPFSDIYISTFKKDIEYNQLLLQTAMALQTNKFIQPLLTRKNELDKLRKDIKEQWQREQKKMQEADASLRKARALKAQRREEYQKAHSSTNRSQEEQSNAGNKQLEKKRRLEEEALQKAEEAQDHYQSCLADAGVRRMDLANAKSTILTQIREMVFQCDLTLKAVTVNWFQMQQTETVTLPAHYQALSESAKLYIPGECYSEFVRNLPRNLPKERIHSDSISSDNTRFVSKRSVGSTHSSHGNLSQASITSCDILSGDEADGPLHRPAKISERRSNSSTDIQVRSQAPLRAWASSSQGGMCSDSESAGGSSESRSMDSPTASPGDFKRRLPRTPSTGTMSSADDLDEREPPSPSDNGLAEMVTETASSPGPFRNAQMSKAAQTHKLRKMRAPSKCRECDSLVVFHGAECEECSLACHKKCLETLAIQCGHKKLQGRLQLFGIDFAQAAKNSPDGIPFIIKKCTSEIESRALNIKGIYRVNGAKSRVEKLCQAFENGKDLVELSDLSPHDISNVLKLYLRQLPEPLILYRYYNDIIGLAKECQRVIVEEADRAQSTQTGEKGGPSVQLNRVIFKIRDLLRQLPITNYSTLRYLIAHLNRVTEQAEENKMTASNLGIIFGPTLVKPRQTDAEVSLSSLVDYPYQALMVELLVRHFQVIFDMSPLSCSDIATTDQSSPRLTPQEKLQRLSRHSASLMDIKESAKVYKRYSSVIPSSHILDEVQEVQPGTDRTEVSAVDGLNGIPTSTREEVQRSTLVFGRPSTTVPSTTTTTTTMAPKVQLRTQRTRHVSRPISMPLERLPAPVQISERNNRNTAANTDASSAERDPVAETIQEIPEPEKARHSGSSRVSTYYITPFIDTQAMQRRTWDRKYKHYDVTPRTAMIVANLPPASSGVQPVKATMPITVGPAVTTASVVATTSSVSTIFPNNPYTVSVKPVWTSKRENDTNHSVSESSSSPNFPLTLRAPRTLQPPPGTFYKPPVSINSRARTLPNWTTTVTTITTTTTTTTPSLTTPSLTHTNPVQVVTPSPALTSPPQTRLQTQDSTDSAIDPGVSTSTTLSPPQSPPPSSPDDLSPSETKPVYQRLRPRRLQELEHREAHFV; translated from the exons ATGGGAGATGTGGACAGCGGCTCAGGGTTGGGGTACCCCCAGACCAGGAGAAGCAGG TCTTTTGACAATCTCTCCGTGGATCCTGAGGGATATGTTTCAGAGAAAAATGACCTTGTGG gcCCAGGGGTGTCGTTATCACGGGAGGAAGAAGTTGACTTGACCTTGCTGAAGAATGACAGCGGGGTGGAGTCTGCGCTACTCTATGCCAAGGCCTGGTCCAAGTACATCAAAGACCTTCTTGCCTGGATGGACAAAAGACTGGCTATGG ATGTTGAGTATGCTAAAAGTTATGCCAAAATGGCTGAGTCTGCAAAGACACTGGCAAGTCAACAG gaCTACATGCCATTCAGTGATATCTACATTTCCACATTCAAGAAAGACATTGAATACAACCAGCTGCTTCTACAAACTGCAATGGCTCTCCAGACCAATAAATTCATACAG CCTCTTCTGACCCGCAAGAATGAACTGGACAAGCTGAGGAAAGACATCAAGGAACAGTGGCAGAGGGAGCAAAAGAAAATG CAAGAGGCAGACGCAAGCTTACGTAAGGCACGAGCGCTGAAGGcccagaggagagaggagtacCAGAAAGCCCACTCATCTACCAACCGCTCCCAGGAGGAGCAGTCTAATGCTGGCAACAAACAgctggagaagaagaggaggctgGAAGAGGAGGCACTGCAGAAG GCGGAAGAGGCCCAGGACCACTACCAAAGCTGTTTGGCTGACGCAGGCGTCAGGAGGATGGATCTGGCCAACGCTAAGAGCACCATCCTCACACAAATCAGAGAGATGGTCTTCCAGTGTGACCTCACACTCAAAGCG GTGACAGTGAACTGGTTTCAGATGCAGCAGACAGAGACTGTGACGCTCCCTGCCCACTACCAGGCCCTAAGTGAGAGTGCCAAGTTGTACATACCGGGCGAATGCTATTCTGAGTTTGTCCGGAACCTGCCCAGAAACCTGCCTAAAGAGCGCATCCACTCAGACTCCATCTCCTCTGACAATACCAG GTTTGTCAGCAAAAGGTCAGTTGGCAGCACTCATTCCTCCCACGGCAACCTGTCCCAGGCATCCATCACCTCCTGCGACATCCTGAGTGGAGACGAGGCGGACGGTCCTCTACACCGGCCTGCAAAGATCAGTGAGCGGAGGTccaacagcagcacagacataCAAG tgaGAAGCCAGGCCCCGCTGAGAGCCTGGGCCTCCAGTAGTCAGGGTGGGATGTGCAGTGACTCGGAGAGCGCCGGAGGCAGCAGCGAGTCGAGGTCCATGGACTCCCCCACAGCCAGTCCAG GTGACTTCAAACGACGTCTGCCCAGAACTCCCTCCACTGGAACTATGTCTTCTGCTGATGACCTGGATGAAAGGGAGCCGCCGTCGCCCTCAGACAATG GTCTGGCTGAGATGGTTACAGAGACGGCCAGTTCTCCCGGTCCCTTCCGCAATGCTCAGATGTCCAAAGCTGCTCAAACCCACAAGCTGAGAAAAATGAGAGCCCCATCTAAATGTAGGGAGTGTGACAGTCTGGTCGTTTTCCATGGCGCTGAGTGTGAGGAg TGTTCCCTGGCCTGCCATAAGAAGTGTCTAGAGACGCTCGCCATCCAGTGTGGCCATAAAAAGTTGCAGGGCAGACTACAACTCTTCGGTATCGACTTTGCCCAAGCAGCAAAGAATAGCCCAGACGGAATCCCCTTCATCATCAAGAAGTGCACTTCTGAGATTGAAAGTCGAGCCCTCAACATCAAG GGCATTTATCGTGTGAATGGTGCCAAATCGCGTGTTGAGAAGCTCTGTCAGGCTTTTGAAAATGGGAAGGACTTGGTCGAGCTATCTGACCTCTCACCTCACGACATCAGCAATGTCCTCAAGCTCTACCTGAGACAG TTACCTGAGCCATTGATCCTGTACCGATACTACAATGACATCATCGGCTTGGCTAAAGAGTGCCAGAGAGTGATAGTGGAGGAGGCCGATAGAGCGCAGAGCACCCAGACCGGAGAGAAAGGTGGTCCGAGCGTCCAGCTTAACCGCGTCATTTTCAAGATCAGAGACCTGCTCCGCCAGCTGCCTATAACCAACTACAGCACTCTGCGTTACCTTATTGCACATTTAAACAG AGTGACAGAGCAGGCAGAAGAGAACAAGATGACTGCGAGTAACCTGGGCATTATCTTTGGCCCCACGCTGGTGAAGCCACGGCAGACAGATGCTGAGGTGTCCCTGTCCTCCCTGGTGGACTACCCCTACCAGGCCCTGATGGTGGAGTTGCTGGTGCGACACTTCCAAGTCATCTTTGATATGTCGCCCCTGTCCTGCTCTGACATCGCCACCACTGATCAGTCGTCCCCCAGACTCACTCCCCAGGAGAAGCTGCAGCGGCTCAGCAGACACTCCGCCTCCCTGATGGATATCAAAGag AGTGCCAAAGTGTACAAGCGATACTCATCAGTCATCCCATCCTCACACATCTTGGATGAGGTTCAGGAGGTCCAGCCAGGAACAGACAGAACGGAGGTCTCAGCCGTGGACGGACTCAATGGGATCCCAACATCTACTCGAGAGGAAGTCCAGAGATCAACCTTAGTGTTTGGCCGTCCCAGCACCACCgtcccctccaccaccaccaccaccaccaccatggCACCAAAGGTCCAGCTACGAACCCAGCGCACTAGACATGTGTCTCGGCCGATCAGCATGCCACTGGAACGCCTGCCCGCTCCCGTCCAGATCAGCGAGAGGAACAACCGAAACACTGCTGCCAACACTGACGCGAGCTCAGCCGAGCGGGACCCTGTCGCTGAAACTATACAGGAGATACCAGAGCCAGAAAAGGCTCGGCACAGTGGCTCTTCCAGAGTTAGCACCTACTACATCACACCCTTCATTGACACACAGGCAATGCAGAGGAGAACATGGGACAGGAAGTACAAGCACTATGATGTTACACCCAGGACTGCTATGATAGTGGCCAACCTGCCACCTGCCAGCTCTGGAGTGCAACCGGTAAAGGCAACGATGCCTATCACCGTTGGCCCAGCAGTGACCACTGCCTCTGTGGTTGCTACCACAAGTAGTGTTAGCACCATATTCCCCAACAACCCCTACACAGTGTCAGTCAAGCCTGTCTGGACGTCTAAAAGGGAAAATGACACAAATCATTCAGTCAGTGAGTCTAGCAGCTCACCAAACTTTCCGCTAACGCTCAGGGCACCAAGGACTCTGCAGCCTCCTCCAGGGACTTTCTACAAGCCCCCTGTTTCCATAAACAGCAGAGCTAGGACGCTTCCGAACTGGACTACTACtgtcaccaccatcaccaccaccaccaccaccaccaccccctcaCTCACCAccccctcactcactcacaccaACCCCGTCCAGGTAGTCACCCCGTCCCCCGCCCTTACCAGCCCCCCACAGACACGGCTCCAGACACAGGACTCCACAGACAGTGCCATTGACCCCGGGGTCTCGACCTCCACTACCCTTTCGCCCCCCCAGTCCCCACCCCCGAGCAGCCCCGATGACCTCAGCCCCAGTGAGACAAAACCCGTCTACCAAAGACTGCGACCTCGGCGGCTGCAGGAGCTCGAACACAGAGAGGCTCATTTTGTCtga